Below is a window of Thermodesulfovibrionia bacterium DNA.
AAAGTTCTGCGTGTTATCGAGACGGTGGTGAAAGAAAAAATACCAAATTTCGTTGCCACTGATGGCAGCAAGATCATTGGGGCTGTAGAGGTATTTCCGGGAACGATGTGTGGAGAAACTTTCGATGGCGCAGAGAAGCGAGGACATTTAGGAATTCAGATTGATTCACTTCATAGAGGCAAAGGGATTGGCCATGAACTGATGTTGATTGCCATTGAGGACTCAAAACGCTATGGGTTCGAATCTATTGAGCTTTACGTCTACCAGTCCAACC
It encodes the following:
- a CDS encoding GNAT family N-acetyltransferase yields the protein MEIRRIQISDVPDSLALWDRVYSEGAFLAKGPPPEAKVLRVIETVVKEKIPNFVATDGSKIIGAVEVFPGTMCGETFDGAEKRGHLGIQIDSLHRGKGIGHELMLIAIEDSKRYGFESIELYVYQSN